TTCTAAGAAAGGTGCATTCGTAGAAGCTAGTTTATACAAAAAAGTATTAGACATGAATGCACAACAAAAAAAGAAAATAATCAAGACTTGATCTAGAAGAAGTACTATTTTTCCAGATTTTGTTGGTCACACTTTTGCTGTTCATAATGGTAAAAAATTCATTAACGTTTATGTAACTGAAGATATGATCGGTCACAAACTAGGTGAATTTTCTCCTACAAGAACATTTAAAGGACACAGTTCTAACAGATAGGAGATAAACAATGATCGCAATTGCAAGACAAAATAGAGTTAGAATCTCACCTCAAAAAGCACGATTAGTTTGTCAACTAATTAAGAACAAATCAGTAATTGAAGCACAAAACATCTTAGTTAATACTGATAAAAAAGGTGCTCGCATTATCCTAAAATTACTTAATTCAGTAA
The Mycoplasma tullyi genome window above contains:
- the rpsS gene encoding 30S ribosomal protein S19 produces the protein MSRSSKKGAFVEASLYKKVLDMNAQQKKKIIKTWSRRSTIFPDFVGHTFAVHNGKKFINVYVTEDMIGHKLGEFSPTRTFKGHSSNR